A part of Deltaproteobacteria bacterium genomic DNA contains:
- a CDS encoding FAD-dependent oxidoreductase, producing MTQPPAPGVPPSSSRERPPALQLGVPGFDFEDLYRPHKLAQLHALFLREVSQLDPTLHASWDAYRQKGPGSLPALEESKLLVALAPHVGRFVARLFGVEAEAQANQLAMTGQRPLFDFKRDFVQRRVLKKGAPNRPTADEFPALDADARLLLELAFPGMHQEPDAELALARAVNALLEVDKQYASGAPTPESTPARLWADVEARLKSDTRAQRQLAKLLEGADAHARVSAALSLLDRWTFARMLHPEGKKQLAGWVSHQQPKSLDFAQLVEMQNPEPAMPEAHEGPHHHLRRRDGFKLTDRRYPLRQVANEVDYCLYCHERGKDSCSTGMKQKDGSFKADPLGTPLGGCPLGERISEAHLLKSHGEGLGALAMVVLDNPMCAGTGHRICNDCMKACIFQKQEPVNIPQIETRILTDVLNLPWGFEIYGFLQRWNPLDVARPHARAYNGKNVLVVGLGPAGYTLAHHLLNDGFGVVAIDGLKIEPMPEKLAGRNGQGFAPIFDFQREVAQELDERVLAGFGGVSEYGITVRWDKNFLTLLHLQLARRDKLRIYGGVRLGGTLTLDDAWELGFHHVALAAGAGKPTLVGMKNGLIRGVRQASDFLMALQLTGAFKKDSLANLQVQLPAVVIGGGLTAIDTATELFAYYPVQVEKALERYERIAAEAGEAGFWSKLDPEELPAMKTFLDHGRAVRAERERAKAAGELPDFVPLVRKWGGVSLVYRKGIHDSPAYKLNPEEVTKSLEEGIRYIEKLSPIEAVPGPTGAVSAIVFEKQAKNEDGRWKGSGEKVTLPARTVCVAAGTSPNVTYTREHPNTFALDENDEYFRAHDAVRGEDGRFTLQPVAIGDAPKSPTGFFTNYARDGRFVTFYGDNHPSYFGNVVKAMASAKDGYPHVTKLFQAEIDRLDPAQQPARDEAFTAFAAGLDDGLLATVKEVIRLTPTIVEVVVRAPFAARHFRPGQFYRLQNYEANAPEVEGTRLAMEGLALTGAWTDPARGLLSTIVLEMGGSSRLCAALTPGEPVVLMGPTGAPTEIPHGQTVLLAGGGLGNAVLFSIGRALRAAGCRVLYFAGFRKREDLYHADDIEAATDLVVWSTDSGPEVQPRRPQDLSFSGNIVQAMIAYGEGKLGAPKIALSDVDRIIAIGSDRMMKAVKDARHGVLAGLLKRDHVALGSINSPMQCMMKEICAQCLQRHVDPRTGKETFVFSCTNQDQELDVVDFAYLGQRLRANDALEKLANLWLDHLLRRRNMLRV from the coding sequence ATGACTCAGCCTCCCGCGCCAGGCGTCCCCCCAAGCTCCTCGCGCGAGCGACCGCCCGCACTCCAGCTCGGTGTGCCCGGCTTCGACTTCGAAGACCTCTACCGGCCGCACAAGCTCGCCCAGCTGCACGCGCTGTTCCTGCGCGAGGTGTCGCAGCTCGACCCCACGCTGCACGCGTCGTGGGACGCGTATCGCCAGAAGGGGCCCGGCAGCCTGCCTGCCCTGGAGGAGAGCAAGCTGCTGGTGGCCCTGGCGCCGCACGTGGGCCGCTTCGTCGCGCGGCTGTTCGGCGTGGAGGCAGAGGCCCAGGCCAATCAGCTGGCGATGACCGGCCAGCGCCCGCTCTTCGACTTCAAGCGCGACTTCGTTCAGCGCCGCGTGCTCAAGAAGGGCGCACCCAACCGGCCGACCGCCGACGAGTTCCCCGCCCTCGACGCCGACGCGCGCCTGCTGCTCGAGCTCGCGTTCCCGGGCATGCACCAGGAGCCCGACGCGGAGCTCGCCCTCGCGCGCGCAGTGAATGCGCTGCTCGAGGTGGACAAGCAGTACGCGTCCGGTGCGCCGACGCCGGAGAGCACGCCCGCCCGGCTCTGGGCCGATGTTGAAGCGCGCTTGAAGTCCGACACGCGCGCGCAGAGGCAGCTCGCGAAGCTCCTCGAGGGCGCCGACGCGCACGCGCGCGTGAGCGCCGCGCTCTCGCTGCTCGATCGCTGGACCTTCGCGCGGATGCTGCACCCCGAGGGCAAGAAGCAGCTCGCGGGTTGGGTGAGCCACCAGCAGCCGAAGTCGCTCGACTTCGCGCAGCTCGTGGAGATGCAGAACCCCGAGCCCGCGATGCCCGAGGCGCACGAGGGGCCGCATCATCACTTGCGGCGTCGCGACGGCTTCAAGCTCACCGATCGGCGCTACCCGCTGCGCCAGGTCGCGAACGAGGTCGACTACTGCCTCTACTGCCACGAGCGCGGCAAGGACAGCTGCTCCACGGGCATGAAGCAGAAGGACGGCAGCTTCAAGGCCGACCCGCTCGGCACGCCGCTGGGCGGCTGCCCCCTCGGCGAGCGCATCAGCGAAGCGCACCTGCTCAAGAGCCACGGCGAAGGGCTCGGCGCGCTCGCGATGGTGGTGCTCGACAACCCGATGTGCGCGGGCACCGGCCACCGCATCTGCAACGACTGCATGAAGGCCTGCATCTTCCAGAAGCAGGAGCCGGTGAACATCCCGCAGATCGAGACGCGGATCCTCACCGACGTGCTCAATCTGCCCTGGGGCTTCGAGATCTACGGCTTCTTGCAGCGCTGGAACCCGCTCGACGTCGCGCGGCCGCACGCGCGCGCGTACAACGGCAAGAACGTGCTCGTGGTCGGGCTCGGGCCCGCGGGCTACACGCTCGCGCACCACCTGCTCAACGACGGCTTCGGTGTGGTGGCGATCGACGGCTTGAAGATCGAGCCCATGCCCGAGAAGCTCGCGGGCCGAAACGGCCAGGGCTTCGCGCCCATCTTCGACTTCCAGCGTGAGGTGGCGCAGGAGCTCGACGAGCGCGTGCTCGCGGGCTTCGGCGGCGTGAGCGAGTACGGTATCACCGTTCGCTGGGACAAGAACTTCCTCACCCTGCTCCACCTGCAGCTCGCGCGGCGCGACAAGCTGCGCATCTACGGCGGCGTTCGGCTCGGCGGCACGCTCACGCTGGACGACGCCTGGGAGCTCGGCTTTCACCACGTGGCGCTCGCGGCCGGCGCGGGCAAGCCGACGCTCGTCGGCATGAAGAACGGCCTCATCCGCGGCGTGCGCCAGGCCAGCGACTTCTTGATGGCCCTGCAGCTCACCGGCGCCTTCAAGAAGGACAGCCTCGCCAACCTGCAAGTGCAGCTGCCGGCCGTCGTCATCGGCGGCGGGCTGACGGCGATCGACACCGCGACCGAGCTCTTCGCCTACTACCCGGTGCAGGTGGAGAAGGCGCTCGAGCGCTACGAGCGCATCGCGGCCGAGGCGGGCGAGGCCGGCTTCTGGAGCAAGCTCGACCCCGAAGAGCTGCCGGCGATGAAGACCTTCCTCGACCACGGCCGCGCGGTGCGCGCCGAGCGCGAGCGCGCCAAGGCCGCCGGCGAGCTGCCGGACTTCGTGCCCCTGGTGCGCAAGTGGGGCGGCGTCTCGCTCGTGTACCGCAAGGGCATCCACGACTCGCCCGCGTACAAGCTCAACCCCGAAGAGGTGACCAAGAGCCTCGAAGAGGGAATTCGATATATCGAAAAGCTCTCGCCCATCGAGGCGGTGCCGGGTCCGACGGGCGCGGTGAGCGCGATCGTCTTCGAGAAGCAGGCCAAGAACGAGGACGGCCGCTGGAAGGGCTCGGGCGAGAAGGTGACGCTGCCGGCGCGCACGGTCTGCGTGGCCGCGGGCACGAGCCCGAACGTGACCTACACGCGCGAGCACCCGAACACCTTCGCCCTCGACGAGAACGACGAGTACTTCCGCGCCCACGACGCCGTCCGCGGCGAGGACGGCCGTTTCACGCTCCAGCCCGTGGCCATCGGCGACGCGCCCAAGAGCCCCACCGGCTTCTTCACCAACTACGCGCGCGACGGCCGCTTCGTCACATTCTACGGCGACAACCACCCCAGCTACTTTGGCAACGTGGTGAAGGCCATGGCCTCGGCCAAGGATGGCTACCCCCACGTAACCAAATTGTTTCAAGCGGAGATCGACCGGCTCGACCCCGCGCAGCAGCCCGCGCGCGACGAGGCCTTCACCGCGTTCGCCGCCGGGCTCGATGACGGCCTGCTGGCAACCGTGAAAGAGGTCATCCGCCTCACGCCGACGATCGTCGAGGTGGTGGTGCGCGCGCCCTTCGCAGCGCGGCACTTCCGGCCCGGGCAGTTCTACCGGCTGCAGAACTACGAGGCGAACGCGCCCGAGGTGGAGGGCACGCGGCTGGCGATGGAAGGCCTCGCGCTCACCGGCGCGTGGACGGATCCCGCGCGCGGACTGCTCTCGACGATCGTGCTGGAGATGGGCGGCTCGTCGCGTCTATGCGCGGCGCTCACGCCCGGCGAGCCCGTGGTGCTCATGGGCCCGACCGGCGCGCCGACGGAGATCCCGCACGGCCAGACGGTGCTGCTCGCCGGCGGCGGCCTGGGCAACGCGGTGCTCTTCTCGATTGGCCGGGCGCTGCGCGCTGCGGGCTGCCGCGTCCTCTACTTCGCCGGCTTCCGCAAACGCGAGGACCTGTACCACGCCGACGACATCGAGGCCGCCACCGACCTCGTGGTCTGGAGCACCGACTCCGGCCCCGAGGTTCAGCCGCGCCGCCCGCAGGACCTCTCTTTCAGCGGCAACATCGTGCAGGCGATGATCGCCTACGGCGAGGGCAAGCTCGGCGCGCCGAAGATCGCGCTCAGCGACGTGGACCGCATCATCGCCATCGGCAGCGACCGGATGATGAAGGCCGTGAAGGACGCGCGCCACGGCGTGCTCGCGGGCCTGCTCAAGCGCGATCACGTGGCGCTGGGCAGCATCAACTCGCCCATGCAGTGCATGATGAAGGAGATCTGCGCCCAGTGCCTGCAGCGCCACGTCGATCCGCGCACCGGAAAAGAAACATTTGTGTTTAGTTGCACCAACCAGGACCAGGAGCTCGACGTCGTCGACTTCGCGTACCTGGGGCAGCGCCTGCGCGCCAACGACGCGCTCGAGAAGCTCGCCAACCTCTGGCTGGATCACCTGCTGCGGCGCCGCAACATGCTCCGCGTCTGA
- a CDS encoding Mov34/MPN/PAD-1 family protein, with the protein MREVCFLIGENDAVLWSDASVSPIALPDSRARWEAIWSRRAALVEIAHSHPVGPNAFSAEDESTMAALRQALGRELWFSVVAPGEMIRRIAGGDAVVHNEPWWAALLRSASGMKSE; encoded by the coding sequence ATGCGAGAGGTCTGCTTCCTCATCGGCGAGAACGACGCGGTGCTCTGGAGCGACGCGTCGGTGTCGCCCATCGCCCTGCCCGACTCGCGGGCGCGCTGGGAGGCGATCTGGTCCCGGCGTGCGGCGCTGGTCGAGATCGCGCACAGCCACCCGGTTGGGCCCAACGCGTTCTCCGCCGAGGACGAGTCCACGATGGCCGCACTGCGGCAGGCGCTGGGACGCGAGCTCTGGTTCTCGGTCGTGGCACCGGGTGAGATGATTCGGCGCATCGCGGGCGGCGACGCGGTTGTGCACAATGAGCCGTGGTGGGCGGCGTTGTTGCGGAGCGCGTCGGGGATGAAGTCAGAGTGA
- a CDS encoding GlsB/YeaQ/YmgE family stress response membrane protein: MGIITLIIFGFIVGLIAKLLMPGKDPGGFIITILLGIAGSLLGGVIGRALGMYGPGQRGGFFMSIACAILLLAIYHVATRRRHQTPAA, from the coding sequence ATGGGCATCATCACGCTGATCATCTTCGGCTTCATCGTGGGCCTCATCGCCAAGCTGCTCATGCCTGGCAAGGACCCGGGCGGCTTCATCATCACCATCCTGCTGGGCATTGCTGGCTCGCTGCTCGGCGGCGTGATCGGACGCGCGCTCGGCATGTACGGGCCTGGTCAGCGCGGCGGCTTCTTCATGTCCATCGCCTGCGCGATCTTGCTGCTGGCCATCTACCACGTGGCCACCCGCCGCCGGCACCAGACGCCCGCTGCGTAG
- a CDS encoding ThiF family adenylyltransferase, giving the protein MRILFCGVGAIGSHAVMLCRNLEATLAFVDFDRVESKNLLAQAYVKPSLGKNKAEALKLQLLNLHGVKAEAFGVRLTAENVGQLAAGAGLLVDCFDNAASRKLLSDHARANSIPLIHAGIDGAGTFGLVRWDERFTPDAEDKPGQPTCEGGAHLPLLGVLSATLARAIQDFVASGTRRDAMVSLSSVTATNQ; this is encoded by the coding sequence ATGCGCATCCTCTTCTGCGGCGTGGGCGCCATCGGCTCGCACGCGGTGATGCTCTGCCGCAACCTCGAGGCCACGCTCGCCTTCGTCGACTTCGATCGCGTGGAGAGCAAGAACCTGCTCGCCCAGGCCTACGTGAAGCCCTCGCTCGGCAAGAACAAGGCCGAGGCGCTCAAGCTGCAGCTCTTGAACCTCCACGGCGTGAAGGCCGAGGCCTTCGGCGTGCGGCTCACGGCCGAGAACGTGGGCCAGCTCGCCGCGGGCGCAGGCCTGCTCGTGGACTGCTTCGACAACGCCGCCAGCCGCAAGCTGCTCAGCGATCACGCCCGCGCGAATTCGATTCCGCTGATTCACGCGGGCATCGACGGCGCTGGCACGTTCGGCCTGGTGCGCTGGGACGAGCGCTTCACGCCCGACGCCGAGGACAAGCCCGGCCAGCCCACCTGCGAAGGCGGCGCGCACTTGCCGCTGCTCGGCGTGCTCAGCGCCACGCTCGCGCGCGCGATTCAGGACTTCGTGGCGAGCGGCACGCGGAGAGATGCGATGGTGTCGCTGAGCTCCGTGACGGCGACGAATCAGTAG